The following proteins come from a genomic window of bacterium:
- a CDS encoding 4a-hydroxytetrahydrobiopterin dehydratase, producing the protein MTKNPPAPASEKLPSRCVPCEAGAPPLDIRRVKELFAGLKGWELVENKKIRKMFKFKDFAGAKYFLDIISVIAEEQGHHPDFSISYNKVTVTLSTHAIGGLSDNDFIMARIIDGTEGSRRIN; encoded by the coding sequence GTGACAAAAAATCCGCCGGCGCCGGCGAGCGAAAAACTGCCATCCCGTTGTGTTCCATGTGAAGCCGGCGCGCCGCCGCTTGATATAAGACGTGTTAAAGAGCTTTTTGCCGGCCTTAAAGGATGGGAACTTGTTGAGAACAAAAAAATCAGGAAGATGTTTAAATTTAAAGATTTTGCCGGAGCCAAATATTTTCTGGACATTATCAGCGTTATCGCCGAAGAGCAGGGGCATCATCCTGACTTCAGCATAAGTTATAACAAGGTAACGGTTACGCTGTCCACGCACGCCATCGGAGGGCTCAGCGACAATGATTTTATTATGGCGCGTATTATAGACGGGACGGAAGGTTCCCGCCGAATAAACTAA
- a CDS encoding superoxide dismutase family protein: MKYARVLRRCVYAVCALFLINNCVYGGQLKAKARMIDTEGKSVGEVLFMDNDDGSVGIELDLSSFPPGAHAFHIHEKPVCEAPDFKSAGGHFNPYNKKHGFLNIKGHHAGDLPNIIVDKKGNCKMSFITNQISLSKTGANSILKAPGTSLVIHEMPDDYFTDPAGKGCNRIACGLIKETIKDKPRK; the protein is encoded by the coding sequence ATGAAATATGCGAGAGTTCTCAGGAGATGTGTTTATGCTGTCTGCGCGCTGTTCTTAATAAACAACTGTGTTTACGGCGGGCAGTTGAAGGCGAAAGCCAGGATGATTGATACAGAGGGAAAAAGCGTGGGAGAAGTATTGTTTATGGATAACGATGACGGGTCGGTAGGCATAGAACTTGATTTGAGCTCTTTTCCGCCCGGCGCGCACGCTTTCCATATACATGAAAAGCCTGTGTGCGAAGCGCCTGATTTCAAATCAGCCGGCGGACATTTTAATCCGTACAATAAAAAACACGGATTCCTGAATATCAAAGGCCACCATGCCGGAGACCTTCCCAATATAATCGTTGATAAAAAAGGTAATTGCAAAATGTCATTTATCACAAACCAGATTTCCCTTTCAAAAACGGGCGCTAATTCGATATTAAAGGCTCCCGGGACTTCTCTGGTAATCCATGAAATGCCCGATGATTATTTTACCGACCCCGCAGGAAAAGGATGTAACCGCATAGCATGCGGATTAATAAAAGAAACAATAAAAGATAAACCGCGAAAATAA
- a CDS encoding FAD-dependent oxidoreductase — translation MYEVIIIGGGIAGCTASIYASRKRMKFLLIAREFGGQFMESGEILNYPGIVKTDGFEFNSMFEKQLEFNDVKINTGEEVKKIEKDGENFRVISDKGSYEAKTVIIATGSKPRKLNVPGESKYANKGVTYCSICDGPLFSGMDIAVIGGGNSALEGVDFTKDIAKKIYLVNIGKSFDAHEYLIEKVTSYKNVEIINEARTTEVTGDKTVTGLVYEKGGKKHRLDVKGIIVEIGRAPATAFLEGFLELDSHKHVVIDCHGRTSVKGIFAAGDCTSVHEYQYTIAAGQGCIALLKAARYMASKEWK, via the coding sequence ATGTATGAGGTAATAATAATCGGCGGCGGTATAGCCGGCTGTACGGCGTCAATATACGCCTCGAGAAAAAGGATGAAATTCCTTCTGATTGCCAGGGAATTCGGCGGACAGTTTATGGAGTCGGGGGAAATCCTGAATTATCCCGGTATCGTGAAAACCGACGGTTTTGAATTCAATTCCATGTTTGAAAAACAACTCGAATTCAATGATGTAAAAATCAATACGGGCGAGGAAGTAAAAAAGATAGAGAAAGACGGAGAAAATTTCAGGGTTATAAGCGATAAGGGAAGTTACGAAGCAAAAACCGTTATTATCGCCACAGGGTCAAAACCGAGAAAGCTGAATGTTCCCGGAGAAAGCAAATATGCCAACAAAGGGGTTACCTATTGTTCCATATGCGACGGCCCTCTTTTTTCGGGCATGGATATAGCGGTTATCGGCGGAGGGAATTCAGCCCTTGAAGGCGTTGATTTCACAAAAGACATCGCCAAAAAAATATATCTTGTGAATATCGGTAAAAGTTTCGACGCCCACGAGTATTTGATTGAGAAAGTCACTTCTTATAAGAATGTTGAAATTATTAATGAGGCCAGGACAACCGAAGTTACGGGAGATAAGACCGTAACAGGCCTTGTATATGAAAAAGGCGGAAAAAAACACCGGTTGGATGTTAAAGGCATAATAGTGGAGATAGGCAGGGCGCCCGCCACGGCGTTTTTAGAGGGCTTTCTGGAGTTGGACAGCCATAAGCATGTGGTTATAGATTGCCATGGAAGGACGTCGGTAAAGGGGATATTCGCCGCCGGCGACTGCACCTCGGTCCATGAATACCAGTATACTATTGCGGCGGGGCAGGGCTGTATAGCCCTTTTGAAAGCGGCAAGATATATGGCAAGTAAAGAATGGAAATAA
- a CDS encoding rubredoxin produces the protein MGKVESTGKYRCKVCGYIYDPAKGDPDNGVKPGTAFKDLPADWKCPECGVNKEQFEPVKDE, from the coding sequence CTGGGAAAAGTTGAATCTACGGGAAAGTACCGGTGCAAAGTTTGCGGCTATATCTATGACCCCGCAAAAGGCGACCCGGATAACGGTGTAAAGCCCGGGACGGCTTTTAAAGATTTGCCTGCCGACTGGAAATGTCCCGAATGCGGCGTTAATAAAGAACAGTTTGAACCGGTAAAAGATGAATGA
- a CDS encoding hemerythrin domain-containing protein, with amino-acid sequence MEEARGKILPAGPLMIEHRLIERMIAALRKEAENLEAGSELNTLFIKKAVDFIRTYADKCHHGKEEDILFKELLKKELSEEHFRMVNQLIAEHKYGRKTLKELEEAGDRYGKGDKKAKADALNSMKALAAFYPKHIEKEDKHFFLPCMDYFSREEKDDMLEEFRKFDASLIHGKYGAMVEQMEKSRDV; translated from the coding sequence ATGGAAGAAGCGCGAGGCAAGATTCTGCCCGCCGGGCCGTTGATGATAGAGCACAGGCTTATAGAACGCATGATAGCCGCGCTCAGGAAAGAGGCGGAGAACCTTGAGGCGGGTTCGGAGTTAAACACGCTTTTCATTAAAAAAGCGGTTGATTTTATCAGGACTTACGCTGACAAATGTCATCACGGGAAAGAAGAGGATATATTATTCAAAGAGCTCCTTAAAAAAGAACTTTCAGAGGAGCATTTCCGGATGGTGAATCAGCTTATCGCCGAACATAAATACGGGAGAAAGACGCTTAAGGAACTTGAGGAAGCCGGCGACAGATACGGGAAAGGCGATAAGAAAGCAAAGGCTGACGCGTTAAACAGCATGAAAGCGCTGGCGGCGTTTTATCCAAAACATATCGAAAAAGAAGACAAACATTTTTTTCTCCCCTGCATGGATTATTTCAGCAGGGAAGAGAAAGACGATATGCTTGAAGAGTTCCGGAAATTTGACGCGTCGCTGATTCATGGGAAATACGGCGCTATGGTTGAACAAATGGAGAAATCCAGGGATGTATGA
- a CDS encoding response regulator, with protein MVNTKLKIYVVDDDDSVRKALSRLMKSEGYEAETFNGARNFLDSVPQDTKGILVLDARMPGMDGFELQKILNDRHYNMRVIFISAYAEADDRERAMRAGAKGFLQKPFNDESLLDLIDSAMQDDEN; from the coding sequence ATGGTTAATACAAAACTGAAAATTTATGTGGTTGACGATGATGATTCTGTGCGAAAAGCGCTCAGCCGCCTTATGAAATCCGAAGGGTATGAAGCAGAGACATTCAACGGCGCCCGGAATTTTCTGGATTCCGTTCCGCAGGATACGAAGGGTATTCTGGTTCTGGATGCCCGCATGCCCGGTATGGACGGTTTTGAACTTCAAAAGATATTGAATGACAGGCATTATAATATGCGGGTTATTTTTATCAGCGCCTATGCGGAAGCCGATGACCGCGAGCGCGCAATGAGAGCCGGGGCGAAAGGTTTTCTGCAAAAACCGTTTAATGACGAATCTTTGCTGGATTTGATTGATTCAGCGATGCAGGACGATGAAAATTAA
- a CDS encoding response regulator, with amino-acid sequence MGKPSPMIFIVDDDPSVRKGLKRLVKSAGLRAEVSASAEEFLQSEPYDGPCCLILDVCMPGQGGIDLQKELAEKGFLLPVIFITGHGNIPMGVQAMKDGAVDFLPKPFDEEDLLSAIDRAIEKDIRIRKDRSEKKEIQHRIDALTSREYDVLRWVITGMLNKQIASKMAITEKTVKVHRGRVMQKMRVVSVAELVRLAEKAGITPAR; translated from the coding sequence ATGGGAAAACCTTCCCCGATGATATTTATTGTTGATGATGACCCTTCAGTCCGCAAGGGCCTGAAAAGGCTGGTTAAATCAGCGGGACTCAGGGCGGAAGTGTCTGCCTCGGCGGAAGAATTCCTGCAAAGCGAGCCCTATGACGGCCCCTGTTGTTTAATACTTGATGTGTGTATGCCGGGACAGGGCGGCATCGACCTGCAAAAGGAACTTGCCGAAAAAGGGTTTTTGCTGCCTGTCATATTTATTACAGGGCACGGAAACATTCCTATGGGAGTTCAGGCTATGAAAGACGGAGCCGTGGATTTTTTGCCTAAACCTTTTGATGAAGAAGACCTTCTTTCCGCGATTGACCGGGCAATAGAGAAGGATATCCGAATAAGAAAAGACCGATCGGAGAAAAAAGAAATTCAACACCGGATTGACGCCCTTACTTCCCGGGAATACGATGTCCTGCGCTGGGTAATTACTGGTATGTTGAACAAGCAGATCGCCTCCAAAATGGCTATTACTGAAAAAACCGTTAAGGTCCATCGCGGCCGTGTAATGCAGAAGATGCGGGTTGTATCGGTTGCCGAACTCGTCCGCCTTGCTGAAAAAGCCGGGATAACACCAGCCAGGTAA
- a CDS encoding 2-oxoacid:acceptor oxidoreductase subunit alpha, which yields MKEISVLIGGKAGDGINQAGILLARLFSNLGYFVYMYFDYPSLIRGGHNFAVIRASDKKISAHRRKVDYILAINQDTVDLHRDRLRDENNIIYDSDAVKSAGLGLQLSQIVKEEGGKPIMRNSVIVGAFAKSAGIDYEILKKVIKKNVLKDTDLNLKLAEKGYKNAKEEEKTEALNRESLPVLTGNEMIGLGLVKSGLRAYVAYPMTPSSGILHFLAERADKFNLKVIHPESEIGVILMALGFSYGGRRVAVGTSGGGFCLMTESLSLAGMAELPIVIVVSQRPGPSTGIPTYTAQADLNFILNAGHGEFVRFVVAPGDTEEAYYWSGTALNISWAYQIPSIIVSDKTLSEGAFSFSGETAGNIRQEEIPAWDGKGDYKRYRYTDNGVSPLAFPTAKGAVVKVNSYEHDEYGITTEDPEEVVSMYEKRLRKEKYLIEKLYNYDTVKVHGNKDASTALLCWGSNKGVCLEVAETLGLKVIQPIVLSPFPAKRFRDALKGVKRLVDVENNATAQLSELIGKYGCSVDEKILKYDGRPFTVEELEEKVKVCIAADRR from the coding sequence ATGAAAGAGATATCGGTCCTTATAGGCGGTAAGGCCGGAGACGGCATTAACCAGGCAGGAATACTGCTGGCGCGCCTTTTTTCCAATTTGGGGTATTTTGTATATATGTATTTTGATTATCCCTCTCTTATCCGCGGCGGACATAACTTTGCCGTTATCCGAGCCTCGGACAAGAAAATATCAGCCCACCGGCGGAAGGTGGATTACATTCTCGCTATAAATCAGGATACTGTGGATTTACATAGGGACAGACTCAGGGATGAAAATAATATAATTTATGATTCAGACGCTGTAAAATCCGCGGGGCTCGGGCTCCAGCTGTCGCAAATCGTCAAAGAAGAAGGCGGGAAACCGATTATGCGTAATTCTGTTATTGTCGGCGCATTTGCCAAATCGGCGGGAATCGATTATGAGATTTTGAAAAAAGTGATAAAGAAAAATGTTTTGAAAGATACGGATTTAAATTTGAAATTGGCAGAGAAAGGTTATAAAAACGCGAAAGAAGAGGAAAAGACGGAAGCGCTTAACAGAGAAAGCCTTCCGGTTCTTACCGGAAATGAGATGATAGGCCTGGGACTTGTTAAGAGCGGACTCCGGGCTTATGTCGCCTATCCGATGACGCCTTCATCCGGTATTCTTCATTTTCTCGCTGAGAGGGCCGATAAGTTTAATTTGAAAGTCATACATCCTGAAAGTGAAATAGGAGTTATACTAATGGCTCTCGGTTTTTCTTATGGAGGCCGGCGGGTCGCAGTAGGGACTTCCGGCGGCGGTTTTTGCCTTATGACCGAATCTCTCAGCCTGGCGGGCATGGCGGAGTTACCCATAGTTATTGTTGTATCCCAGCGCCCCGGGCCTTCGACGGGTATTCCCACTTATACGGCGCAGGCGGATTTAAATTTTATTTTAAACGCGGGCCACGGAGAATTTGTGAGATTTGTCGTTGCTCCCGGCGATACGGAAGAAGCTTATTACTGGTCGGGAACCGCTTTAAATATCTCATGGGCATATCAGATTCCCTCTATTATCGTTTCCGATAAAACGTTAAGCGAGGGGGCGTTCAGTTTCAGCGGGGAAACAGCCGGAAATATCCGGCAGGAAGAGATCCCGGCGTGGGACGGCAAAGGCGATTACAAAAGATACCGGTATACGGATAACGGTGTATCTCCTTTGGCTTTTCCGACCGCCAAAGGCGCGGTCGTCAAGGTGAATAGTTATGAACACGATGAATACGGTATAACCACCGAAGACCCGGAAGAGGTTGTTTCCATGTATGAGAAGAGATTGCGGAAAGAAAAATATCTGATAGAAAAACTGTATAACTACGACACCGTGAAAGTGCACGGGAACAAAGACGCTTCAACCGCGCTATTATGCTGGGGTTCCAATAAAGGGGTATGTCTGGAGGTTGCGGAAACTCTCGGGTTAAAAGTAATCCAGCCGATTGTGCTTTCTCCTTTTCCGGCAAAACGGTTCAGGGATGCCCTGAAAGGGGTAAAGAGATTAGTAGATGTCGAGAACAATGCCACCGCTCAGTTGTCGGAACTTATCGGCAAATACGGATGTTCGGTTGATGAGAAAATATTGAAATATGACGGCAGGCCGTTTACGGTGGAAGAGCTGGAAGAGAAAGTCAAAGTCTGCATAGCGGCAGACAGGAGATGA
- a CDS encoding thiamine pyrophosphate-dependent enzyme produces MSVQEPGTYAKNTWCPGCGNFSILNSIKAVLESIREEGTPLDNVVLVSGIGCHAKIVDYVNVNSFYSIHGRATPVVEGIKLADPKLKVIGFAGDGDAYGEGLEHLIFAAKRNIDITMIIHDNRVYGLTTGQCAPTSPMGFKGRSTPRGSLEMPINPLELMLSAGATFIARGFSHGIEHLKKIFKEAVNHKGFALLDILQVCATFYNMYEYYDKRVYELKDHNPADYSEALKKIREWDYHNDAPIGLGVFYKKDAPAFDEGFKFSGKEVDVNSNIDKVLSDAV; encoded by the coding sequence ATGTCCGTTCAGGAGCCGGGAACTTACGCGAAAAACACATGGTGTCCGGGATGCGGTAATTTTTCGATTTTAAATTCAATAAAGGCGGTTCTGGAAAGTATCCGGGAAGAGGGAACGCCTCTCGATAATGTAGTTCTGGTTTCCGGAATCGGATGCCACGCCAAAATCGTTGACTATGTCAATGTGAACAGCTTTTATTCGATTCACGGGCGGGCGACACCTGTCGTTGAGGGAATAAAACTTGCCGACCCGAAACTGAAAGTAATAGGTTTTGCCGGCGACGGGGACGCGTACGGGGAAGGCCTTGAGCATTTGATATTCGCGGCCAAAAGGAATATCGATATTACGATGATCATACATGATAACCGGGTCTACGGGCTTACCACGGGGCAATGCGCGCCGACATCCCCGATGGGATTTAAAGGGCGGTCCACTCCGCGCGGCTCGCTTGAAATGCCGATAAATCCGCTTGAGCTTATGCTGTCCGCCGGCGCGACGTTTATCGCCCGCGGTTTTTCACACGGCATTGAACATCTGAAGAAGATTTTTAAGGAAGCCGTAAACCATAAGGGTTTCGCTTTACTGGATATACTCCAGGTATGCGCCACATTTTATAATATGTATGAATATTACGATAAAAGGGTGTATGAGCTGAAGGACCATAATCCCGCTGATTATTCCGAAGCGTTAAAAAAAATAAGAGAATGGGATTATCACAATGACGCGCCGATAGGTCTCGGAGTGTTTTATAAAAAAGACGCCCCGGCTTTTGACGAAGGGTTCAAATTTTCCGGCAAAGAAGTTGATGTTAATTCGAATATAGATAAGGTGCTGTCAGACGCCGTCTGA